A genomic region of Branchiostoma lanceolatum isolate klBraLanc5 chromosome 4, klBraLanc5.hap2, whole genome shotgun sequence contains the following coding sequences:
- the LOC136432664 gene encoding cytochrome P450 4B1-like translates to MAVTDALLSSPGTTVATLTCCCAVVVFVVTLLKVTAGLWRTVRRNRTMAADFPAPPGGHWLLGHLVMAGPDGGELMLRGPGWAEDYKYAHVMHGGPLITHCSVYHPDYVKAVMTRSDKKDKFAYSFPRPWLGDGLLTSAGPKWFRNRRLLTPGFHFEILKPYVRLFSESTNVMLTNWEDLTAGSSIDVFHHMSLMTLDSMLKCALSQHTDCQTRKTNDYIAAVYDLADLTMKRGRTISHRIDLIYALSSDGRKYRKACKLVHEYAERIIAERKEALMQRDGEERANRKKYLDFLDILLEAKDEDGNGLTDAEIRDEVDTFMFEGHDTTASGLSWTLYCLARHPGHQEKCRKEAREVLKGKTEVTWDLLPSLKYITMCVKEAMRMFPPVPVIFRQLESPLTFPDGRTLPEGATVVITTNTVHHNSHVWENHTEYDPLRFSPENSKDRHPYAFISFAAGPRNCIGQHFAMNELKTAVALILQRFSLTPGDTLPEPIPVPKVVMRARQPGLFLKISPL, encoded by the exons ATGGCTGTAACAGACGCTCTCCTCAGTAGTCCAGGGACCACCGTTGCCACCCTAACATGTTGCTGTGCGGTGGTTGTGTTCGTTGTAACGCTGCTGAAGGTCACGGCGGGTCTGTGGCGGACGGTGAGGCGTAACCGGACCATGGCGGCGGATTTTCCCGCTCCTCCCGGGGGTCACTGGCTGCTCGGTCATTTGGTCATG GCCGGTCCAGACGGAGGAGAGTTGATGTTGAGAGGTCCAGGGTGGGCGGAGGACTACAAGTACGCTCACGTGATGCACGGTGGCCCCCTTATTACTCACTGCAGTGTGTACCATCCCGACTACGTCAAGGCTGTAATGACACGGTCAG acaaaaaggaCAAGTTCGCCTATAGCTTCCCGCGACCATGGCTAG GAGACGGTCTTCTTACTAGCGCTGGGCCCAAGTGGTTCCGGAACCGCCGCCTCCTCACACCGGGGTTTCACTTCGAGATCCTCAAGCCGTACGTTAGGCTCTTCTCAGAGAGCACAAACGTCATGCTG ACAAACTGGGAAGATCTGACTGCTGGATCATCTATTGACGTGTTTCACCACATGAGTCTGATGACGTTGGACAGCATGTTAAAGTGTGCACTTAGTCAACACACAGACTGTCAGACAAG GAAGACCAACGACTACATTGCTGCCGTGTACGACCTGGCAGACCTGACTATGAAGAGAGGCAGAACCATTTCTCATAGGATCGACCTCATCTACGCACTGTCGTCGGACGGGAGGAA GTACCGTAAAGCATGTAAACTTGTGCACGAGTACGCAGAAAGAATCATCGCTGAGCGGAAGGAGGCTCTGATGCAGCGGGACGGGGAGGAGAGAGCTAACCGGAAGAAATATCTCGACTTCCTGGATATACTTTTGGAAGCAAAG GATGAAGACGGTAACGGTTTAACGGATGCTGAGATCAGGGACGAGGTGGACACCTTCATGTTCGAGGGACACGACACCACAGCCAGCGGGCTGTCCTGGACCCTGTACTGTCTGGCTCGTCATCCGGGACATCAGGAGAAGTGCAGGAAGGAGGCACGGGAAGTGCTGAAGGGGAAAACGGAAGTGACGTG GGATCTTCTGCCATCTCTGAAGTACATCACCATGTGTGTGAAGGAGGCCATGCGCATGTTCCCTCCGGTGCCCGTGATATTCCGTCAACTGGAGAGCCCCCTAACGTTTCCAGATGGAAGGACACTTCCAGAAG GAGCAACCGTCGTCATAACAACCAACACTGTGCATCACAATTCCCATGTCTGGGAAAACCATACG GAGTACGACCCGCTCCGATTCTCACCCGAGAATTCCAAGGACCGTCATCCATATGCATTCATCTCCTTCGCTGCCGGACCAAG GAACTGTATCGGCCAGCACTTCGCCATGAACGAGTTGAAGACAGCTGTTGCGCTCATCCTGCAGCGGTTCAGTCTGACTCCTGGCGACACCCTACCGGAGCCCATTCCTGTCCCTAAAGTAGTCATGCGGGCGAGACAGCCGGGTCTTTTCCTCAAGATCAGTCCACTCTAG